GGTATTCGCAAGCCGCGGTAAACAGACGGTTGTTGAACCCGATGATATTTGCTTCGCTTCGGCGGTTGGTGGTCAGCGTTTTTACGCGGACCGGAAAGTTCTCCATCTTATCCCGCAGACTATTCAAAATTCCCCAGTCGCCATTGCGCCAACGGTAGATAGATTGCTTAACGTCGCCCACGATGAGACTATCGGCACCTTGCGACAACCCCTCAAGCAGCAGCAATTTAAAGTTGTCCCACTGCATTCGCGATGTATCCTGAAACTCATCAATCATCACATTGCGGATGTTGGCCCCGATTTTCTCAAAAACGAAGGATGAATCTCCATCTTGTACCAACCTGTGCAACAGAGCATTTGTATCCGACAATAGAAAGCGGTTACATTCCTTGTTCAGTATGCGCACCTCATCATCAATGTTTGTCAGCAATCGCACTTTGTTTACGTGCTGTAGCGACAACCGACAAGAGTTAACCAGCCTGTTGTTCTTCATTCGGAACTCCTCTGCCGTTTCAAGAATCGGAATCAGTTCCTCTTCCGCCAGTGAAATGATGGTGCTTTTATAAGGCGAAGTTTTGGTTGCCCAGTTTTCAGCACTTTCCAGACACTTCTCCACTGTGGTATTGCGCACGTCATTGCCAAGATTTCCGTTTTGAATCTTATTGAAATAGCTACTTATTCCCCTTGTTCCGTTCTTCAAGTCGGCAGGAGTCAGTCCATGTTCCTCAAGAAGTCCGAAGAACTGCTCCGAAAACCCAATCATCTGGTCCAGTGCCTCCGTTTGGATAGCCTGAAGTTTCTTTTTATAATTCGATATATAGTGTGGGTCTTTCAGCTTTTGTCGCAATCCGTAACCTTTTTCAATATAGCCTTCATCGAATATGTTCCGGCCAAAGTTTTTTACCTCACCCGAAACATTCCATCGTTTGTCATCCTTAATCCGCTCGTCTATGTAATCCAGCAGCCATGCCAGCACTTCCGACGTTGGTTTCAATTTCTCAATCATTGAATCCACTGCATCACTAAGCACGTCTGCGTTGTTGAGCTCAATGTTCAGGTTCGGACTCAGTTCCAGTTCCCGCGCCAGATTGCGCATCACCGACTGGAAGAAGGAGTCAATGGTCTCCACCCGAAAACGACTGTAGTCGTGAATCATGTAGTTTAGTGCCGTGCCGGCTGCATTGCGCACCTCGGTTTCCGGTAGGTTTAGCTCAGTGCATACCTTTTCCAGATAGGCGACCGAGTCTTTGTCTCCGTTCCAAATTCCGTAAAGCTGACTCAGAATTCGTTCCTTCATCTCGGCAGTTGCTTTGTTGGTGAAGGTTACAGCCAGTATTTGCTGATAAGCACGTGGGTTTTGAATCAACAGTTTGATATATTCCACAGCCAGGGTAAAAGTTTTTCCTGACCCTGCGGAAGCTTTGTATACTAATAGTTCGGGTGAAACACTCATTGTAAATGTTTTTATTATTGCAAAGCTACTATTTAGAATCTGATTCAACAAAGAATTCAGCCAGAAAAGTAAGTTGTACGAGGGAGATAAAAAATAACCTAAGGCGTAGACAAAATCCCGTTCGGTTGTCTGCTTCTTAGGTTATTTGTTTCCTCCAATTGTTTTGAAATCAGAGGATTTGTTGTTATCCCGATTGTTAAGTCTAGTTTAGTTTTTTATCATATCAATATCTTTTGTTTAGCACTCCTCTCCCTGATACATAAAGCGTTTGATGCTCTTTTTAGCTGTTTTTTCAAATTCTTCCTGGTAGATCTTAATCTTGGTAATTTGCTCGTAAGCAGGTAATTGTTGGTTCAGGGAAGCTCTATTTGCCTCCATCGCCTTTTCAATATCCTCTTCACTTAATCCGTTTGCAAATGCATCGTCATAATCGGGATAGATAAGTGCTACTAGCTTGCTGTTTTGCATAACAATGAGTGATTCTGCAACAAATGGCATATTGTTGAGTACCGATTCAATCTCTTCGGGATAGATATTCTGTCCGGATGCATTCATAAGCAGATTCTTGCAACGTCCTTTCAGTGTTACATAACCATCTTTGTCCATAATTGCCATATCGCCGGTGTGGAACCATCCATCGGCATCAATCACCTCTTTGGTTGCCTCTTCGTTTTTGTAATAGCCCAGCATCAGGTTTGTACCTTTGCAAAGAAGTTCTCCCGGAATGTTTTCCGGATCTTTCGATGCAATTTTTACTTCCATACGTGATGCCGCACGTCCGCAAGAGTATTTCTTAAGGTCTTTCCAGTAATCGGATGTGATAATCGGACCACATTCGGTCATTCCATAACCAACGGTGTACGGAAAATTAATTGATTTCATGAAATCTTCAATTGCTGCGTTCAGTGAAGCCCCTCCGATAATGAGCTCGCTGAAGTTGCCTCCAAAGGTTTTCTTTGTCTCTTCCAGGATAGATGCTTTCAGTTTATCGCTTACAATAGGAACATGAAGCAGGAATTTGCTCAACTTGTTATCCAGTTTAGGCAGAATTGTTTTTCTGATAATTTTATCCACAATCAGCGGCACACAGGCTATTAACTTTGGCTGAACGTCTGCATAAGCCTGTAAGATGATTTTAGGCGAAGGCATGCGGGTGAGGAAATAAACCTGCGCTCCTACAGTGATTCCGTAAAGGAAATCATAGGTCATACCATAAACATGTCCCATTGGCAGTGTAGCAACAATCTTTTCTCCCGGATTAATAGGATGCTTTTCGTAACAATATTCCACGTTTGATGTGAGACTGCGATAGGGCAGCATTACTCCTTTAGAGAATCCGGTTGTTCCTGATGTATAATTTATCAGTGCGAGCTCTTCTTCATGATTCTTATGATAACAGATATGTTCCTTTCGGAAATTCTTTGGATATTTCTTCCCATAAAGAGCATTCAGGTTTTCGCGTGCATAGGTAAGTTTCTCTGAACGCGAATGCAAAAGGTCGTATGTGTTCAACAGAAAGATACCCTCAAGGTTAGGCATAAGCTCTTCGTTCAGATTTTCCCAAGCTTGGTCTCCCACGAAAAGAATGCGGGCTTCAGAATGATTCACAATATTATGGATATTGTCGGCCTTGAACTCGTGAAGAACCGGTACGGCAACAGCCCCGTAGGTTACAGTTGCCAGAAATGCTACTGCCCAGAATGAGCTGTTTCTTCCGCAAATGGCAACCTTATCGCCCTTTTTTATGCCACATTCCTCGAACAATAAATGAGTCTTAGCTATTTTTCTTGCTACGTCTTTGTATTGAAGTGTTGCTCCTTTGTAGTCTGTCAGGGCATTTAAGTCCCAGTTATTGATGATGCTTTGTTCTATATAATCTATAAAGCAGTTTTGATGTTTCATTATAAATTGCACAATTGTTTAGTTTTTGTGCAAAAATAAGAAGCGGAGCTATTATATAGAAATAAAAGAATAAGATTTAGCAGAAATTAACAAGAAGAGAATATTTAATTTATTTTACCCGATATGTGTTCAATATCTATTCTTATCACTTGAATTCGTGTAATTGCTTGATTGATATATTTTTCCCCTGTTTCGATGTGTTCTGGAGCGTATTTTTTTAATATCAGTGTCATTGCGTAACGAATTTCTTCTTCCGAGGTTACAAAGTTTGCTTTGCCAAATGCCATGCTACTTCTATAATTTGTAGTAAATTTCTCTGCAATAACTTCAGCATTCTGAACTACGCAAAAACTTACTTTATTATTTACTTTTAAACTACGAAGTTTTTCTCCTTCAGTTGCACAATGAAAATAAATGTGATTTTCTTCAACAACATAGTTTAGTGGTACGCCATAACCATAATTATTTTGTCCGCACATAGATAAAATACCGTATGATCCGCTTTCAAGAACTTCTTTTGCTTGTTGAGAACTCATGGTCCTCTCTTTTCTTCTTATTTCTGCAAACATCTTTTTCTCGTTTTTATTTAGTTAGACAAAAGTAAAGATATAAAGTAATAGAACAAGTATCCCGATACTTAAAAGAAAGTACCGGGATACATAAAAACTGGTTTAGGGATAATGATTTTTATAATGATTCGTGCGAGTGTTTTATGCAAGGAATGCAGCAATATCTTCATCTACAGTACTTATACCTCCGATTCCGAAGTTGTCTACCAAAACCTTTGTTACATTTGGTGAGAGGAATGCCGGCAGGGTTGGTCCCAAATGAATCTTCTTCACACCAAGTGAAAGAAGCGCCAACAGTACAATTACTGCTTTTTGTTCGTACCATGCAATGTTATAGATGATTGGAAGGTCGTTGATATCCTCCAGTCCGAATACTTCTTTCAGTTTCAGAGCGATTACCGCCAGTGAGTAGCTGTCGTTGCATTGTCCGGCATCTAGTACACGTGGAATTCCGTTGATGTCTCCCAATGGAAGTTTGTTATAACGGTATTTTGCGCAACCAGCAGTGAGTATGACAGTGTCTTTCGGCAATTTCTCGGCAAATTCTGTGTAGTAGTTGCGGCTTTTCATGCGTCCATCGCATCCCGCCATTACGAAGAATTTGCTGATTGCGCCGCCCTTAACGGCATCTACCACTTTATCTGCTAGGGCAAGTACCTGAGCATGTGCAAAACCGCCGACAATCTTACCGCTTTCAATCTGAGTAGGAGGCAGGCATTTTTTTGCATGTTCAATTATTGCCGAGAAATCCTTTGGCTCACCGTTTACTCGTGCAGGAATATGGGTAGCGCCTTCCAGGCCGCTGGCTCCGGTGGTATAGATACGGTCGGTATAAGTAGCATTCTTGGTTGGAGGCACTATACAGTTGGTTGTGAAGAGGATAGGGCCGTTGAATGTTTCAAATTCCTCTTTCTGTCTCCACCAAGCATTTCCGTAATTACCTACCAAGTGTTTGTGCTTTTTCAGTTGCGGATAGTAGTGAGCCGGCAGCATTTCGCTATGTGTATACACATCCACGCCCGTTCCTTCGGTTTGTTGCAGCAATTCTTCCAAATCTTTCAGGTCGTGACCACTAATCAAGATTCCCGGATTCTTGCCAACACCGATATTTACTTCCGATAGTTCCGGATTACCATAATGTGATGTATTAGCTGCATCAAGCTGAGCCATTGCAGATACACCGTATTTACCTGTTTCCAGAGTCAGTGAAATCAACTCGTCGATAGTAATATCATTGCGGGTGATTTCGGCCAGTGCGTGCTGCATAAATCCAAATATCTCCGGATTCTCATTATTAAGGTTCCAAGCATGTTCCACATATGCCGCCATACCTTTAATACCGTAATGCACCAACTCTTTTAAAGAACGGATATCTTCGTCGCTGTTACGAAGCACGCCTACTGTTGCAGCCTTTGTCTCGAATTCGCTTTCATCGCCATTCCAGGTACATTCGTCGGGAGGATTTGGCAGTGTTACTTTCTTACCCAACTCATTTTTCAAGGCGAGCCCCGCTTTAATCTTATTAATAATAGCCTGTTTGTCGAAGTTTGCATTGGTAATGGTCATAAACAGACCGTCGAATACAAACTTATCGGCTTCGGGAGAAGCATTGCCTGCCTTTCTTAATTCCTGGTTGTACACAGAGATACCACGTACTACGAAAAGCAGAAGGTCTTGTATATTGGCAACTTCGGGAGTTTTACCACATACACCACTTAAGGTACATCCTATACCTTTAGAAGCTTCCTGACATTGAAAACAGAACATACTCATAATTTTATTCATTTTATAGGTTTATCAATTTTATATGTGCAAAGATATAGGAGGGGAGGGAGGCAATTCTGTAACCAATGTTACAACAACCGGAATTTATTTTTTGTTTTCAGTTATCTTGCAATCGGACTGAATTGCTTTTGAGTTTAATCATTATTATTGTTTGGTCGGAATTATATTTGAGACTTTACCGTCAATGCGACTAAGAAGAGCAGTTTCGTCCTTCAATCCCATCGCAACGGGAGGAAAGTGAGCGGCCTACCTGTTTCAGACTTTGAATCTAAAGAGCACAACCCGTATCTGAGCACTAAATTCATCTATTCAGGTAAGCAGATTCGAGGGGAAGGCTATCGTACAACCGGTATCAGGGGAATGAATTCATCGGTCAACTGATTATAGGGCTTGGAGCACTAGTAGTCAACTTATAATTGCCAATTAGGGAAACTATTCAATGAATTAGTCGAAATAACAGGATACATTACCCCAATCTTGTACATGATTCGGGGGTAAACATGTACAAGATTGAATCCAATCATGTACAAGATTGAGGGTAAACATGTACATGATTCAGCTAGTTCATCGCCAATAAAACATTAGTTTGCCCTTATGTTCGGATTAGTTCTCTTGGTTCAATCCGCTAATTGTCGGTGTGAAGACTGCTGTCTTTCGGGGGTGGCTTTGCAGAGTGCCTTATTGATTCATCCCCGCATCCCGATAATGGAGGTGAGGGATAGAGTAGTGCGCAAATAGATGCCGGGGTGGAGTAGATTTGTACTGCCCCCTGGTATAGTTTGCTATTTATATTTGTAATAACCAAATAATCAATGTAATGAGATTGTGTGACGAGCCAAGAATGGTGTAGAGGGTGGAGTAAAATCGTACTTCCAACCTTTTCTGAAATTAAATTTTGAAAATTCTTTTTTTTGAAGATTTTTTTCAGATTTATATATCCATACATAAAAACCGCTGTTTTATCTCCACCCTCTGCACCACGGTTGTTTCTAATAATAAGATTATCAGATTTATATTGATTTTTAATTGTAAAATAATATATGTGTTAAAATAGAAAGAACCTCACATCACAAGGTGGCAACATCGGCTTGATGCTTAGAAAACAGCTGTTTTATTCTGCTAAGGGTGTTGTTTTACCGAATCATCTCCTTAAGTTTTTCTTTATTAATGATGGCGATGTGCTTTCGGTCAACTGTAATCAGCCCCTCTTCCTGCATATTTGCAAGTTCCCGTGCTAGTGAAGGACGTGATACACCGAAGTAATCAGCCAACTCCTGTTGTGAGCGGTCCATTACCAGTTTGTCTCCTGCCGAAGCCGAAAGACGAAGAATATACGAGGCTAATTTCTGTTTGATGTTTTTAAAGGATAGAAAAAATAGTTTGTCGGAAATAGTTTTGGCATAGTTGGCAGAGGTGTTCAGGTAGTTCTCCAGGAACCGTTTGTTGCGTTGGAAGAGAATGAGTATACTCTCTTTTGGAATAGAGAGGGCTTCCACATCTTCATTGGCAGTTACTTCTACCGGATACTTGTTTTCTGTCCCAAAAAGGAACAGAGGAGCCAATGCCCGTGGAGCATGTATATCTTCTATTTTTATCAGTTTTCCGGAATAATCAATCATTTCGCCACGTACACTTCCTTTCAGCAGGATGATGAGTTTATTGCAGACATCTCCCTGAAAAGCAAGAATATCTCCTTTCTTGTAGCTCTTGATCTGATAAGATATTCCTTCAATGTTTTGTGCCAGCTCATCGGGTGATGTTCCCCTGAAAAGCGGGTTCCCTAATAGAATTTCGATCATCTGATTTATATCTTTATGAGTGAATAATCACCAAAGATATAAAATAAGTTCTTATTGGCTGCGAGTGGCGGTAAATTCTTTATGCCCTGTTTTCGGCCATGATTTGATTTTGCTTGCTGATTTTTTTAATGTGTATTGTCAACATAGCTATTGCTGTGAAAAACGACATAAAGTCTGATACAGCCATACTTCCCCATACTCCTTTTGTTCCAAACATTGACGGAAGAATCAAAAGGCAAGGCAACAGATATATCAACTGGCGGGAAAGAGAAAGGAAAATGCTGACTTTAGCTTTACCAATACTTTGGAAGAAGTTGGATATTACTATCTGGCAACTTACCAATGGAAATGCAAGAACGGATATTCGTAAACCAGTAGCAGCAAGACCAATTAATGAATCGTCGTTTGTGAACATGGCCGAAATGGCATGAGGAAAGAGTTCGCATAAGACAAATCCCAGCGACATAATAGAGAACCCGGCAATGATACCTGCTTTTAGTGTCTTCTTTACGCGGTCAATTTGTTTGGCTCCGTAGTTGTAGCCAATGATTGGCTGCATACCCATGGTAACGCCCAGTACCACCATTACAAAAAGTGTTTGTACACGGTTGATGATACCATAAGCACCAATGGCCATGTCGCCGCCATTATCTTCGAGACTCTTATTAATAATGATTACAATTCCGCAGGCACAAACGTTCATCAGGAAAGGAGACATGCCAATAGAGAAGATATTCAGTACTACCTGTTTCCTTATTTTGTGAAATCCTTTCTGAAAATGAACATAACTGTCTTTATTCATAAAATGATGAAGCACCCATATCATACCGATGAACTGTGAAATTACGGTAGCCAGTGCCGCTCCTTTAATTCCCCAATGGAACTTAAAAATAAAGATAGGGGCAAGAATCACATTTGCAAGAACGGTTATCATGGACGATAACATGGCTTTCTTTGGGTATCCTGTAGCACGCATCACGTTATTCAAACTAATCATGGTGTATGATATAGGAGTTCCTAACAGAATCACTTGCATAAAATCATGCGCATATGGCAATGTAGTGCTACTAGCTCCGAAGAAAATCAGTATCGGATTGAGAAATATCAGAAAGAGAGAGCCGAAAACCACAGAATTGACCAGACACAACATCAGTACCGTTCCCAGAACCTCTGTAGCTCCTGCACGATCTTTCTGTCCCAGACGAATGGACGAGATGGCCGAACCGCCAATTCCTACCAGAGTAGAAACAGCAATTATTAAGTTCATCAAAGGGAAAGAAATAGCCAGCCCTGAAATAGCCATGGCCCCAACACCGTGACCGATAAATATACTATCAATGATGTTGTATAATGAGGTTACCGTCATCCCGATAATCGCCGGGATGGAATATTGAAGCAATAATTTACCGATAGGTTCGGTACCAAGAATATGTGGATTGTTTTGATTAGTCATAAACGACTTTACATTTTTTTAGCGCTGCAAAGGTAGGAATAATTTGTTGTATTGAAGAATTATGAAGACCTTTGCACAGGAAAAATAATATTATAGTTAATGAAAGAATCTAAAATGATGGCTGCTCTTTTTGATTTTGACGGAGTTGTGATTGATACGGAAGATCAGTACAGTACCTTTTGGGAAGAACAGGGGCGTAAATATCATCCCGAAATACCCGGATTTGCTCATGTAATTAAAGGGCAAACATTGATGCATATATATGAAACTTATTTCGAGGGAATGGAAGAGGAGAAGCAAAAGCTTCGGAAAGACCTGCTGCTTTTTGAGGGAAACATGCAATATGACTATATCCCCGGTGTGCTTGACTTTATAGAAGATTTGAAGATGAACGGGGTAAGGATGGCGGTAGTTACCAGCTCGGATACTTGTAAGATGGAGAAGGTGTACCGTGTTCATCCCGAAATAAAAGAGATGTTTGATGTCATTGTTACGGCGAATATGTTTAAGGAATCCAAACCTCATCCGGAATGTTTCTTGCTGGGGGCAAAACTGCTAGATGCAACACCTGCACAGAGTTTTGTGTTCGAAGACTCTTTTCAGGGATTACAAGCAGGGAATGCTGCCGGGGCTACTGTTATCGGGCTGGCAACCACCAACCCCCGCAATGCTATTCAGAATAAGGCGCATCATGTAATTGACGATTTTACTGGATTTACCTTTAAAAAGCTGATGGCATTAAAAGGATGATTGCTTATTAATGTTTTCAATTCTAGTAACATTAATGGTATCGTGAACCTTTCACTGAAAAAAAGGTTTTATACTAATAACAGAACTTTTATTTGCGGATATATAAAAAGTAACAATTAATGCCAATCATCTTTTTAATGAATTCCTTTTCACATTTGGCAATAAGCACTACCTTTGCGTTCAATTTTGAATAAAATGCAATTTAATATTCTATAATTATGGCTGGATATATTAATGAAGATACCAGAAAGGTGACAACTCACCGTCTGATTGAAATGAAGCAAAAAGGAGAGAAGATCTCCATGCTGACTGCATATGACTATACCATGGCCCAGATTGTTGACGGGGCAGGTATGGATGTTATACTGGTAGGCGATTCGGCATCAAATACAATGGCAGGAAATGTAACCACTCTACCAATTACTCTCGACCAGATGATTTATCATGGTAAATCAGTGGTTCGTGGTGTAAAACGTGCAATGGTTGTTGTAGATATGCCATTTGGCTCATACCAGGGTAACCCGCTGGAAGGATTGGCATCTGCCATACGTATCATGAAAGAGTCTCATGCCGATGCTTTGAAACTGGAAGGGGGAGAAGAGATTATTGAAAGTGTTCAAAAGATTCTTTCCGCCGGTATTCCTATTATGGGACATCTTGGGTTGATGCCGCAATCCATAAATAAATATGGAACATACACCGTTCGTGCAAAAGATGATTTTGAAGCTGAGAAACTTGTTCGTGATGCTCATTTGCTCGAAGAGGCTGGATGCTTTGCAATAGTACTGGAGAAAATACCTGCTGCCCTTGCACAAAGAGTTGCAAACGAACTGACCATTCCTATAATTGGTATCGGAGCCGGTGGGGGAGTAGACGGACAGGTATTGGTTGTTCAGGATATGCTGGGAATGAGCAAAGGATTTAGTCCTAAGTTCCTTCGTCGATATGCCGATTTACATACGGTAATGACTGACGCAATCGGACAATATATTACCGACGTCAAAAGTCGTGATTTCCCTAATGAAAACGAACAATACTAGTTTGTAGAAAGTAATCCAATAAAAAAACCTTGCTGATATCAACACAGCAAGGTTTTTTTATTGAATATAATTAATAATATCTTATACTAAAGGGTTAAGCCCCTTTTAATCCTATTTTTTAGTTGCTTTTTGATGTTTTAGGGGTCATCTCTCCTGTTATATAAAGTCTTACCAGTTCTTCTTTTGCATTGCTTCGGATGGTAATGCTCTTTTTAAATTCACCAGGATATTTACCTGCTCCGTTGTATGTAACCTCAATCGTTCCTTTCTTGCCTGGCATAACAGGTTCCTTTGTGTATTCGGGAACAGTACATCCACAAGAAGCTATAGCCTGGTTGATTACCAACGGTGCATCTCCGGTATTTGTAAATGTAAATATGCATTTAACCTTTGGGCTTTCTTCGGAGAATGTACCAAAATTATGCACTTTCTTGTCGAAAGTAATCTCAGCCTGCTTTTCTGCAGAAGCATAAGTAACTCCCAAAAATAGGAGCATCAATAAAAAGAGAGTCTTTTTCATTTTTTATTTCGTTTTTATGACACACAAAGGTAATAGTTATAAGTTAATAATGAATATGTTTATTCGGAAATTAACAAACTTAAAATATTACAGATTTATATTTGGTATTTTGATATTATAATATTCATTCTTTAATAAATAGATTGTTAAATATGCATTTGTTATTTGTATTTGCATGTTTATACATTTTTGATAAAATAATCAGGATAATTCGAAACAATCTTATTTGTTTGTTCTTTTAGATAAGACTTAAGGCGCCATTTTATATGGTTTTATAATAGTTAGTTAAACAATATTTATGTAAAAACGTATAATCATCCGCTTTTAGGGTTAAAAATAATAATAAATGTTAAATTAGGTGCTATTCGTTATAAATCCTAAACCTTTTAAGATACTTTTAGAACACGAGTTGTTATACAAGAAAATCCAAAGGTTTTGTGTATATAAGCACTAATCTTTCATAGCGGTATATTAAGATCTTTTTTAGATTGTTAATTACCGAAGTATTTTTATTGAACACAACATACACCTGCTTTTAACCCAGACCTTAGGCTTTATTTATTTCTTAATATTAATTAAAAGAAAATTTGATGAAACCTAAAGACAATTTAATGCATGACCATAAAAAAATTGAGGTGATGCTTGGAATCCTAACTAAAATCGGAGAAAATATCAGAAAACATCAAAATCCAGTATTGGAGGAAATTGATCAGATTATTGAATTCCTGAGGCTGTTTGCCGATAAACTTCATCATGGAAAAGAAGAAACTATTTATTTCCCTGCACTGTTTGAATATGGAATGGCCAATGAAAACAGTCCAGCTGCCGTGATGCTTTTCGAGCACGAGGTAGGAAGAGGGTATATTAGAGATATGGCCTCGGCTGTTGAATCATTGAAAAAAGGAGAAAAGAATGCAGCCAATCTTCTTGCAGAATCAATCGAGAGCTATGTTGAGCTGATGGAAAACCATATTTTAAAGGAAAATACGATTTTGTTTTCGATAGGAGACAAGTTGATCCCTCCTCCAAAACAAGAGATTCTCTACAAAGACTGTCAGTTGATGGATAGCAAATTTGGTGAAGATCAACATCAACGCTTTAATGAGCTATTGCATCAGTTGGAAAAAAAATATCTAGCCTAAAAACTAACTAACTAATATATACCTATTTACTATTTTATGAAGAAACATATCAAAAATAATATCTACTGGGTTGGAAAAAATGACTGGGAATTAAGGAGATACGCAGGTTATGATTATTCGGCTTACAGAGGGACAAGTTACAACTCATATCTCATTCAGGAAGAGAAGACTGTTTTAATAGATACAGTTATAGCTACTTTTGGCGATGAATACATAAAGAACCTGGCAAAGGAGGTGGATTTATCTTCCATTGACTGTATAATCTGTACCCAATCAGAGGGTGATCACAGTGGGGCTTTGCCAAAACTGATGAATCTAATTCCGCATACACCTATTTATTGCACAGCAAATGGCAAAGAGGTCCTGATGGGCAATTATCATCAAAACTGGAATTTCGTAACGGTTAAAAGTGGTGATAAACTGCCAGTTGGCAATGGAAAAGAAATCATTTTTGTTGAATTTCCATTAAATTCTTCCCCCGATACGATGTTTTGTTATATGACAGAAGAAAATGTTTTGTTTAGTAATGCATTGTTTGGTTGTCATTTAAGTTCGGAACTCTTGTTTAACGATTTGGTAAATCAGTGCGATTTAAACTTTGAGACTATTAAGTATTATGCCAATCTCATGAATCCACATGGGAAAGTTATTACCAATACCATTAACGAATACATCCGAAAAAATATTCCAATCGATGTTATTTGTCCTAGTCATGGGATAATTTGGCGTGAAA
The Bacteroides sedimenti genome window above contains:
- a CDS encoding hemerythrin domain-containing protein, whose protein sequence is MKPKDNLMHDHKKIEVMLGILTKIGENIRKHQNPVLEEIDQIIEFLRLFADKLHHGKEETIYFPALFEYGMANENSPAAVMLFEHEVGRGYIRDMASAVESLKKGEKNAANLLAESIESYVELMENHILKENTILFSIGDKLIPPPKQEILYKDCQLMDSKFGEDQHQRFNELLHQLEKKYLA
- a CDS encoding DUF1573 domain-containing protein, with translation MKKTLFLLMLLFLGVTYASAEKQAEITFDKKVHNFGTFSEESPKVKCIFTFTNTGDAPLVINQAIASCGCTVPEYTKEPVMPGKKGTIEVTYNGAGKYPGEFKKSITIRSNAKEELVRLYITGEMTPKTSKSN
- a CDS encoding flavodoxin domain-containing protein encodes the protein MKKHIKNNIYWVGKNDWELRRYAGYDYSAYRGTSYNSYLIQEEKTVLIDTVIATFGDEYIKNLAKEVDLSSIDCIICTQSEGDHSGALPKLMNLIPHTPIYCTANGKEVLMGNYHQNWNFVTVKSGDKLPVGNGKEIIFVEFPLNSSPDTMFCYMTEENVLFSNALFGCHLSSELLFNDLVNQCDLNFETIKYYANLMNPHGKVITNTINEYIRKNIPIDVICPSHGIIWRENPLQIVTKYLMWANNYHENQVTIIYDTTYNATRTIAESIADGIYSADHRVDVKLLNASICDRNDLITEVFRSKGVLVGSPCLNHGILPSISCFLDMTKGLKFKDKKAAAFGSYGLKDASVRMIYSKLKESGFEIVMDPISFKWSLTDEALEASKNYGWLFWDLLSRND